One genomic segment of Arachis duranensis cultivar V14167 chromosome 4, aradu.V14167.gnm2.J7QH, whole genome shotgun sequence includes these proteins:
- the LOC107486407 gene encoding uncharacterized protein LOC107486407, whose protein sequence is MHTGGSISMGEHARRMEKATGVKPSLEEVYTKCHTKKDKSWIDERSEKVIGEFKKRKTELSQVALSLDIDEDVEAFKESLDIPDDYTVWNEVVTRGKKKVAFGLGSFGLDLSSKLDSRNCSETSKDNLNIEQELHMWKEKAKEQEMINEEQKIKLKDAEHKLKD, encoded by the exons ATGCATACTGGTGGTTCCATATCTATGGGTGAACATGCACGCAGAAtg GAGAAAGCTACGGGAGTAAAACCTTCTCTAGAGGAGGTTTATACTAAATGCCACACCAAAAAAGACAAAAGTTGGATTGATGAAAGATCTGAGAAAGTCATT GGTGAATTCAAAAAGCGAAAGACAGAACTTTCTCAAGTAGCTTTATCCTTGGATattgatgaagatgttgagGCATTTAAGGAAAGCCTAGATATACCAGATGATTATACTGTTTGGAATGAAGTTGTGACAAGGGGAAAAAAGAAAGTTGCTTTTGGCTTAGGTTCTTTTGGTTTAGATCTCTCTTCAAAGTTGGATTCCAGAAATTGTTCAGAGACATCTAAAGACAAtctaaatattgagcaagaaCTTCACatgtggaaagaaaaagcaaaggaGCAAGAAATGATCAATGAAGAGCAAAAGATTAAGTTGAAAGATGCTGAGCACAAGTTAAAAGATTAA